One region of Nycticebus coucang isolate mNycCou1 chromosome 10, mNycCou1.pri, whole genome shotgun sequence genomic DNA includes:
- the LOC128595536 gene encoding prefoldin subunit 1-like, producing MAAPVDLELKKAFTELQARVIDTQQKVKLADIQIEQLNRTKKHAHLTDTEIMTLVDETNMYEGVGRMFILQSKEVIHNQLLEKQRIAEEKIKELEQKKSYLERSIKEAEDNIREMLMARRAQ from the coding sequence ATGGCGGCCCCCGTGGATTTGGAGTTGAAAAAGGCCTTCACAGAGCTTCAAGCTAGGGTTATTGACACTCAACAGAAGGTGAAGCTTGCAGACATACAGATTGAACAGCTGAACAGAACAAAAAAGCATGCACATCTTACAGATACAGAGATTATGACTTTGGTAGATGAAACTAACATGTATGAAGGTGTaggaagaatgtttattcttcaATCCAAGGAGGTAATTCACAATCAGCTGTTAGAGAAACAGAgaatagcagaagaaaaaattaaagaactagAGCAGAAAAAATCCTACCTGGAGCGAAGCATTAAGGAAGCTGAGGACAACATCCGAGAGATGCTGATGGCACGAAGGGCCCAGTAG